One genomic segment of Suncus etruscus isolate mSunEtr1 chromosome 15, mSunEtr1.pri.cur, whole genome shotgun sequence includes these proteins:
- the LOC126030631 gene encoding LOW QUALITY PROTEIN: pre-mRNA-splicing factor 38A-like (The sequence of the model RefSeq protein was modified relative to this genomic sequence to represent the inferred CDS: inserted 1 base in 1 codon), whose amino-acid sequence MANHTMKDARSIHGTNPQYLVEKIIRMRIYESRYCKEECFGLTAQQVVDKATELRFVGGMSGGHMKPAPFLCLTLKMLQLQPEKEIIVELIQNEDFKYVRLLGALYLRLTGTSLDCYKYLEPLYNDYRKIKRQNRNGELELMHVDEFIEELLYSERVCDVLLPHLQKRSLLEEAEQLEPRVSALEDMDDXESSEEEEHEKLERARSPDHCQRSSQDLGQPRHSPTLCYKSRSRSPPRWSLSPKSSPSPQRTRHGSKNPRHHPSRSRQRCLRPLSMSLAHHCIHRHRNHSKAPERSKKSHKKSGRWNE is encoded by the exons ATGGCAAACCACACCATGAAGGATGCTCGCAGCATTCATGGCACCAACCCTCAGTACCTGGTGGAGAAGATCATTCGAATGCGAATCTATGAGTCCAGGTACTGCAAAGAAGAGTGCTTTGGGCTCACAGCTCAACAGGTAGTTGATAAAGCCACGGAGTTAAGGTTTGTGGGTGGCATGTCTGGTGGCCACATGAAACCAGCTCCTTTCCTTTGCTTGACTCTGAAGATGCTACAACTCCAACCTGAGAAGGAAATCATTGTGGAGTTGATCCAAAATGAAGACTTCAAGTATGTCCGCCTGTTGGGTGCACTTTACCTCAGGCTGACAGGCACTTCCCTGGATTGTTACAAGTACTTGGAGCCTCTGTACAATGACTACAGAAAAATCAAGAGGCAGAATCGTAATGGGGAGTTGGAACTGATGCATGTCGATGAGTTTATTGAGGAGTTGTTGTACAGTGAGAGGGTTTGTGATGTCCTTCTGCCACATCTCCAGAAACGTTCTTTACTAGAAGAAGCTGAGCAGTTGGAGCCTCGGGTTAGTGCTCTTGAAGACATGGATG TAGAGTCCAGTGAGGAAGAAGAACATGAGAAGTTGGAAAGAGCTCGAtcacctgatcactgccagagaAGCTCCCAAGACTTAGGCCAGCCCAGGCATTCTCCCACACTGTGCTATAAAAGTAGGAGCAGATCACCTCCTAGATGGAGTCTCTCTCCCAAGAGCAGTCCCTCCCCTCAACGAACAAGACATGGCAGCAAGAATCCAAGACATCACCCTAGCAGATCCCGACAGAGATGTCTTAGACCTCTCTCCATGTCCCTAGCTCATCATTGTATTCACAGACATAGAAACCACTCAAAGGCTCCTGAAAGATCCAAGAAAAGCCACAAGAAGAGTGGAAGATGGAATGAATAA
- the LOC126030666 gene encoding LOW QUALITY PROTEIN: DNA-directed RNA polymerase II subunit RPB4-like (The sequence of the model RefSeq protein was modified relative to this genomic sequence to represent the inferred CDS: inserted 1 base in 1 codon; substituted 1 base at 1 genomic stop codon) → MAPGGAGHVEDTSHLIVPKEFETAETLLNSEVQMLLEHWKQQMESAXVEQENPEVFXKTFTYTGHFSHFKNRENIASIRSLLLQKRLHNFELACLANICPETAEEAKALIPSLEGRFEEEKLQQILDAIRTRHSFQY, encoded by the exons AtggcacctggtggtgctggccATGTAGAAGATACTTCCCATCTCATCGTTCCCAAAGAGTTTGAAACAGCAGAGACTCTTCTCAATTCAGAAGTTCAGATGCTTTTGGAGCATTGGAAGCAGCAGATGGAGAGTGCTTAGGTTGAACAAGAAAATCCTGAGGTCT TAAAAACTTTCACCTATACAGGCCATTTCAGTCATTTCAAAAATAGAGAGAACATTGCCAGTATTCGTAGCTTATTGCTACAGAAAAGGCTTCATAATTTTGAGTTGGCATGTTTAGCCAACATTTGCCCAGAAACAGCTGAGGAGGCCAAGGCTCTAATCCCAAGCCTTGAGGGGCGGTTTGAAGAGGAGAAGCTACAGCAGATTCTTGATGCCATCCGGACTAGACACAGCTTCCAGTATTAA